Proteins encoded within one genomic window of Roseateles sp. XES5:
- the arsK gene encoding arsenite efflux MFS transporter ArsK, translated as MLPGARATSLRDRKVPVGIVAALGLTQIIGYGTLYYSFSILAPGMAADLGITVAQVFAVFSTSLFVGGLSAPYIGRQMDRIGAATVMAIGSALSALTLILCAWSPSVAVFALAIVLLEISSGMVQYQAAFAALVEADPRSASRSITYLTLIAGFASTIFWPIATALLGYLSWREIYLVYAVLNLAVCMPFHVWIMRKGKVAAAGGQRPMREPVVGAVPRERRRGTVVVVSAAFALLSFTLGAMLAHMVPMLGSLGFGSAAVGIGSLFGPAQVLSRLINMIFGTRLAPPGLAVLSAVFMVLSVVILALSGNWLPGAVAFSICLGLGSGINSIAQGSLPLYLFGSDGYGALTGKMAASRLAAGAAAPFAFAATMEQFGIGASLVLSAALGSIGIAAFVAVAMATKRSLVTSPSPSN; from the coding sequence ATGTTGCCCGGAGCGAGGGCGACGTCATTGCGTGATCGGAAGGTACCTGTCGGCATTGTTGCCGCACTCGGCCTGACCCAGATCATCGGCTACGGCACCCTCTACTACAGCTTCAGCATCCTGGCGCCTGGCATGGCCGCGGATCTCGGCATCACCGTCGCGCAGGTTTTTGCGGTCTTCTCGACCTCGCTGTTCGTTGGCGGCCTGTCAGCGCCCTATATCGGCCGGCAGATGGATCGCATCGGCGCCGCGACGGTCATGGCGATCGGCTCGGCATTGTCCGCACTGACCTTGATCTTGTGCGCCTGGTCGCCATCGGTGGCAGTCTTCGCGCTGGCCATCGTCCTGTTGGAGATATCGTCCGGCATGGTCCAGTACCAAGCCGCTTTCGCGGCACTGGTCGAGGCCGATCCCCGGTCAGCGTCACGCAGCATCACTTATCTCACCCTGATCGCGGGATTTGCCTCGACGATCTTCTGGCCGATTGCCACGGCGCTGCTCGGCTATCTCTCGTGGCGGGAAATCTACCTCGTCTATGCCGTGCTCAATCTTGCTGTCTGTATGCCGTTCCATGTCTGGATCATGCGGAAGGGAAAGGTAGCGGCAGCCGGCGGGCAAAGACCTATGCGCGAGCCTGTCGTCGGAGCTGTTCCGCGCGAGCGTCGGCGCGGTACGGTGGTCGTCGTGTCGGCTGCATTCGCGCTGCTGAGCTTCACCCTTGGCGCGATGCTGGCGCATATGGTGCCGATGCTCGGGTCGCTTGGCTTCGGAAGTGCCGCCGTCGGCATCGGCTCCCTGTTCGGTCCGGCGCAGGTTCTTAGCCGCCTGATCAACATGATCTTTGGAACGCGCCTCGCGCCGCCGGGCCTCGCGGTTCTCTCCGCAGTCTTCATGGTGCTGAGCGTCGTTATTCTGGCGCTGTCCGGCAACTGGCTCCCCGGCGCGGTCGCCTTCTCGATCTGCCTCGGCCTCGGATCGGGCATCAACAGCATCGCGCAGGGAAGCTTACCGCTCTACCTGTTCGGCTCGGATGGCTATGGTGCGCTCACCGGCAAGATGGCCGCCTCGCGGCTGGCTGCCGGCGCAGCAGCGCCGTTTGCCTTCGCGGCGACGATGGAGCAGTTCGGCATAGGCGCATCGCTCGTCCTGAGCGCCGCGCTTGGCTCGATCGGTATTGCGGCGTTTGTCGCGGTAGCGATGGCGACGAAGCGGAGCCTCGTCACCTCGCCAAGCCCGTCAAATTGA
- the arsB gene encoding ACR3 family arsenite efflux transporter — protein sequence MSTFERYLTIWVFLCIIAGVALGHLMPGLFQIIGAAEVAKVNIPVAILIWLMIIPMLLKIDFRSLAQVGTYWRGIGVTLFINWAVKPFSMAVLGWLFIGWLFRPYLPADQIDSYIAGLIILAAAPCTAMVFVWSNLTRGEPLFTLSQVALNDAIMVVAFAPIVGLLLGLSAITVPWDTLVLSVALYIVVPVIIAQVIRRRLTVGGKARALDGVLARLQPISLVALLATLVLLFAFQGEQIIAQPAVIGLLAVPILIQVYLNSGLAYLLNRMTGERHCIAGPSALIGASNFFELAVAAAISLFGFQSGAALATVVGVLIEVPVMLSVVWIVNRSKDWYEAAPAVSRTTATERH from the coding sequence ATGTCCACGTTCGAGCGTTATCTGACCATCTGGGTATTCCTGTGCATCATCGCCGGTGTCGCCCTCGGCCATCTCATGCCCGGTCTCTTTCAGATCATCGGCGCGGCCGAGGTCGCCAAGGTGAACATTCCCGTCGCGATCCTGATCTGGCTGATGATCATTCCGATGCTGCTTAAGATCGATTTCCGGTCTCTGGCGCAGGTCGGCACCTACTGGCGCGGTATCGGCGTGACCTTGTTCATCAACTGGGCCGTCAAGCCGTTCTCCATGGCCGTCCTCGGTTGGCTGTTCATCGGTTGGCTGTTCCGCCCATACCTGCCTGCCGACCAGATCGACTCCTATATCGCCGGACTGATCATTCTCGCCGCGGCTCCCTGCACCGCTATGGTGTTCGTCTGGAGCAACCTGACGCGCGGGGAGCCATTGTTCACGCTGTCTCAGGTCGCGTTGAACGATGCCATCATGGTCGTCGCATTTGCTCCGATCGTTGGCTTGCTGCTCGGCCTCTCCGCGATCACCGTGCCTTGGGATACGCTCGTTCTTTCCGTCGCCCTCTATATCGTCGTGCCCGTCATTATCGCGCAGGTCATCCGCCGCCGCCTCACGGTTGGCGGTAAGGCCCGGGCACTGGATGGCGTGCTGGCAAGGTTGCAGCCGATCTCACTGGTGGCGCTACTTGCGACGCTGGTTCTGCTCTTCGCCTTTCAGGGTGAACAGATCATCGCCCAGCCAGCCGTCATCGGCTTGCTCGCCGTGCCGATCCTGATCCAAGTCTATCTGAACTCCGGGCTGGCTTATCTACTCAACCGGATGACCGGTGAGCGGCATTGCATTGCCGGCCCGTCAGCCCTGATCGGCGCCAGCAATTTCTTCGAGCTTGCAGTTGCCGCAGCCATCAGCCTGTTCGGCTTCCAGTCCGGCGCAGCACTCGCCACCGTCGTTGGCGTTCTCATCGAGGTTCCGGTCATGCTCTCGGTCGTGTGGATCGTGAACCGCTCGAAAGATTGGTACGAGGCCGCCCCCGCTGTTTCCAGAACCACCGCCACCGAAAGGCACTGA
- the arsH gene encoding arsenical resistance protein ArsH, translating into MPDTFPALQGDHLYSTDLDALRPAFSTHKPRILILYGSLREVSYSRLLAFEVRRLLERLGCEVRIFDPKGLPLPDEAPASHPKVQELRDLSQWSEGQVWVSPERHGAMTGLMKTQIDWIPLSSGAVRPTQGKTLAVMQVSGGSQSFNAVNQMRILGRWMRLLTIPNQSSVAKAYQEFDEAGRMKPSAYYDRIVDVMEELMKFTLLTRELAPHLVDRYSERKEQAAELEKRVSLRSI; encoded by the coding sequence TTGCCTGACACTTTCCCAGCACTGCAGGGCGATCACCTATATTCGACAGATCTCGATGCCCTGCGTCCGGCGTTCTCAACGCATAAGCCGCGCATCCTGATCCTCTACGGCTCGCTGCGTGAGGTGTCGTATAGCCGCCTGCTCGCATTCGAGGTCCGCCGGCTGCTCGAACGCCTTGGATGCGAGGTTCGTATCTTTGACCCGAAGGGCCTGCCGCTCCCTGACGAAGCGCCGGCGAGCCATCCGAAGGTGCAAGAATTGCGCGATCTTTCGCAATGGTCGGAAGGGCAGGTCTGGGTGAGCCCGGAACGCCACGGCGCCATGACCGGGCTGATGAAGACCCAGATCGACTGGATTCCCCTGAGCAGCGGGGCTGTGCGCCCCACCCAGGGCAAGACCCTGGCGGTGATGCAGGTCTCGGGCGGCAGCCAGTCCTTCAATGCGGTGAACCAGATGCGCATCCTGGGCCGCTGGATGCGCCTGCTCACCATTCCCAACCAGAGCTCGGTGGCCAAGGCTTACCAGGAGTTCGACGAGGCCGGGCGCATGAAGCCCTCGGCCTACTACGACCGCATCGTGGACGTGATGGAGGAACTGATGAAGTTCACCCTGCTCACCCGTGAGCTGGCGCCCCATCTGGTGGACCGCTACAGCGAGCGCAAGGAACAGGCGGCCGAGCTTGAGAAGCGGGTATCGCTGCGGTCAATTTGA
- a CDS encoding DUF6428 family protein, translating to MNAIDKAVSSDITLGQLLDGLAAAPEASLVFLYDGQPVKAGYHVTEVKAGAFSALDCGANPEAWSEMFVQLWDIYEDGRSHMPAGKFSAIIRKVSDHVRLDPAAKLTFEVSDGKRPMALYCASSPRLADGRLEVALAARPSSCKPRDRWLAEQATATNSCCAPATGGSKCCA from the coding sequence ATGAATGCGATCGACAAGGCTGTTTCGTCCGATATCACGCTTGGCCAGCTTCTTGACGGCCTTGCGGCTGCGCCCGAGGCGTCGCTGGTGTTTCTCTACGATGGTCAGCCGGTGAAGGCAGGCTATCATGTCACCGAGGTCAAGGCGGGTGCATTCTCGGCGCTCGACTGCGGTGCCAATCCGGAAGCCTGGTCGGAGATGTTCGTCCAGCTCTGGGATATCTACGAGGACGGCAGGAGCCACATGCCTGCAGGAAAGTTCTCCGCGATCATCCGCAAGGTTTCTGATCACGTTCGGCTCGATCCGGCGGCCAAGCTCACCTTTGAGGTCAGCGATGGGAAGCGGCCGATGGCGCTCTATTGCGCATCGTCGCCGCGCTTGGCAGACGGCAGGTTAGAGGTGGCGCTGGCGGCGCGGCCGTCGAGCTGCAAGCCGCGCGACCGATGGCTGGCGGAGCAGGCGACCGCAACGAACTCTTGCTGCGCGCCGGCAACGGGCGGCTCAAAGTGCTGCGCCTGA
- a CDS encoding helix-turn-helix transcriptional regulator, with product MNECQALTSFAALSQETRLAIVRTLVVAGPDGLAAGLIAERMGVSPSNVSFHLKELERSGLIAQRRESRSIVYSASYDALADLVKFLMEDCCAGHPMVREGVERSDGCCKTDVARSEGDVIA from the coding sequence ATGAATGAGTGTCAAGCCCTCACATCATTCGCGGCCCTGTCGCAGGAAACCCGCCTCGCCATCGTCCGCACGCTGGTCGTCGCCGGACCGGATGGGTTGGCCGCCGGGCTGATCGCCGAGCGCATGGGCGTCTCGCCCTCAAATGTGTCGTTCCATCTGAAAGAGCTGGAGCGATCGGGCCTTATCGCGCAGCGGCGAGAATCTCGCTCGATCGTCTATAGCGCCAGCTACGATGCGCTGGCCGATCTCGTAAAATTCCTGATGGAGGACTGCTGCGCTGGCCATCCGATGGTCCGAGAGGGTGTCGAGCGATCCGATGGCTGCTGCAAGACGGATGTTGCCCGGAGCGAGGGCGACGTCATTGCGTGA
- the arsC gene encoding arsenate reductase (glutaredoxin) (This arsenate reductase requires both glutathione and glutaredoxin to convert arsenate to arsenite, after which the efflux transporter formed by ArsA and ArsB can extrude the arsenite from the cell, providing resistance.) yields the protein MDATIYHNPACGTSRNTLALIRAAGIKPVVIEYLQHPPTREQLATMIADAGLNVREAIREKGTPYAELGLDNPDLTDEQLLDAMIATPILINRPFVVTPLGTRLARPSEAVLDILPDTFRGPFFKEDGEQILDQEGKRIA from the coding sequence ATGGACGCGACCATCTATCACAACCCCGCCTGCGGGACGTCCCGCAACACGCTGGCGCTGATCCGCGCTGCCGGGATCAAACCTGTTGTCATCGAGTATTTGCAGCACCCGCCGACGCGCGAGCAGCTTGCGACGATGATCGCGGACGCTGGCTTGAACGTTCGGGAAGCCATTCGCGAGAAAGGCACGCCTTATGCCGAACTCGGTCTGGACAACCCAGACCTGACTGACGAGCAGTTGCTCGACGCGATGATCGCAACGCCGATCCTGATCAATCGCCCCTTCGTCGTGACACCGCTCGGCACCCGGCTCGCCCGTCCGTCCGAGGCGGTGCTCGACATCCTGCCCGACACCTTCAGGGGACCGTTCTTCAAGGAGGACGGTGAACAGATCCTCGACCAGGAAGGAAAGCGCATTGCCTGA